The genomic interval TTAAATAAATTAACTGGACCTGATTTTACAGTGATTATCAAATATCATCAATTGAACACTGATGGGATTCAAGCTTTATTTGGTATTTCGAATTCAAAAAAAGGTAATCAAAATAGTTATTTAGATATGTATGTAAGAGAAAATGGAGAACTAGGTATGGAAGCGCGTGACTCTTATACAAAAACAAATCATTTGGTATCAAGACCTGCTTCTGTATGGGGGAAATACAAAAATAAACCGGCAACAAATACAGTTGCATTTGTATCAAATCATCATAACAAAACTTATTCTTTATTTTCTAATGGGTATAAAATAGAAGAAAAGCAGATAAATCATTTTTTACAGTTTTCAGATATCAAGGGGTTAGACACATTTGTAATTGGTGGAGTGAATAGAGAAGGAAAAAATAGTTTTGGATTTAACGGTACAATTGAAAATATTAAAATCTTCAGTAATGCACTAGATGAAAATACAATAAAAAGCATGACAAAAAATGACATCACTCAACGGTTGGTTTATCAAGCAGATGATGAAACGCACTCAAATTATTTTAGAATACCATCTTTATATACATTGAGTAATGGTAGAGTTTTATCAAGTATTGACGCACGCTACGGCGGTACTCATGACTTTTTGAATAAAATTAATATTGCAACAAGTTATAGTGATGATGATGGTAACACATGGACTAAACCAAAGCTTACTTTATCTTTTGATGATTTTGCATCTGTATCTATGGAGTGGCCTCGTGATCCGGATAAACGTGATTGGCAAATTAGTGGCGGTGCGATATATATAGATTCGGTTTTATTGGAAAAAAGCAATAAACAGGTTATGCTTTTTGCTGATGTTATGCCTGCAGCGGTTAGTTTTAGGGATGCTGTAAGAAATGATTCAGGATTTAAAAAGATTAACGGAAAATACTATCTTAAATTGAAAAAAAGTGGAGAAAATGAGTATCAATATTCAGTTCGTGAAAATGGAATAATTTATGATGATAGAACGAATAAACCTACTGAGTATGCTTTAGATAAAAACTTTGCAATAAGTAAAAACAATGAAAAATTAAAGGTAGAGCAATATTCAGCAAAAGTTATGAATGGACAAAAGACTGAATTTAAAAATGGTAAGTTTGTTGATATGAATGTTTTTTATAAAGACGCTATATTCAAAGTAGAACCTACCAATTTTATAGCCTATTCTGTTAGCGATAACTTTGGAACAACTTGGTCTAAACCTACACTTATTCCACCATTACTTGGGGAAAAACATAATTTTCCATATTTAGGGCCTGGTCGAGGAATTGTAGAGCATAGTAAGGGGAGGATTCTAATTCCTTCTTATACTGGTAAGGATTCTGTGTTCATCTATAGTGATGATAATGGAAGAACTTGGAATACTAAAGTTATTCCTCTTCCTTCTAACTGGTCAGCAGAGGCACAATTAATAGAATTGAAACCAGGTGTTTTACAAGCTTATATGAGAACGAATAATGGGAAAATTGCATTCATTACTAGTAAAGATGCGGGTAATAATTGGAGTGATCCGGAGTATTTAGATTTTATTTCTAATCCTAATTACGGAACAGAACTATCTATTATTAATTATAGTCAGAAAATAGATGGTAAAAACGCCGTAATTCTTAGTACACCAAATTCAAAAAAAGGTAGAAGAAATGGTCAAATTTGGATTGGTTTAATAGGAGAAAATAACAAGATAGAGTGGCGCTATCACCATGATGTCGACTATAGTAAATACGGCTTTTCATACTCAACGTTAACAGAACTGCCTAATCATGATGTAGGATTGATGTATGAAAAATTCGACTCTTGGTCAAGAAATGAATTGCATATTAAAAATGTAGTTCCATACGTCAGTTATAAAATTGAAGATTTGAAAAATAATTAGAAAGAAAGTGAAAAAATAATGATTAGATATGGTATTGTTGGCACAGGATATTTTGGGGCGGATTTAGCAAGATCTATTAATAATATAGATGATGCAAAGGTTACTGCAGTTTTTGATCCACATAATGCAGAAGCAGTCGCAAATGAATTAAATGCAGAAGTTTCCGATAGTCTAAATGCGCTAGTTAGTAGGAAAGATGTGGACTGTGTCATTGTAGCATCACCGAGCTATTTACATCGTGAACCTGTTGTCAAGGCTGCTGAACATGGCAAACATGTTTTTTGTGAAAAACCAATTGCATTAAATTTTGAAGATTGTAAAGCTATGGTTGATGCATGTAAAGAACATAACGTTACATTTATGGCAGGACATATTATGAACTTCTTTAATGGGGTTCATCATGCAAAGAACTTGATAAATGAAGGTAAAATTGGAGAAGTTTTGTATTGTCACGCTGCACGTACTGGTTGGGAAGAGTCGCAGCCGACTGTCTCATGGAAAAAATTACGCGATCAGTCTGGTGGTCATCTGTATCATCACATTCATGAACTGGATTGCATTCAATTTATTATGGGCGGTCTACCCGAAAAAGTAACAATGGTGGGTGGCAATGTGTATCATCAAGGGGAACAGTTTGGTGATGAAGATGATATGTTACTCATCAATTTAGAATACGAAGATCAACGTTATGCAGTTTTAGAATATGGCAATGCGTTTCGTTGGGGCGAGCATTATGTTTTGATTGAAGGGACATTAGGTGCCATCAAATTAGACCTCTATCATACAGGTGGAACATTACGTGTGAAAGGTGAAGGCGAGTCTCATTTCCTCATTCATGAAACACAACAAGAAGATCACGAACGGACAGCCATTTACACAGGACGAGGTATGGATGGTGCAATCGCATATGGTAAACCCGGTGTGAGAACGCCACAATGGCTACAAACGTGTATTGATAAAGAAATGGCTTATTTGCACCGTATATTACAGGGTGGTGCAATAGATGAATCTTATGTGAAGTTAACGAATGGTGTGGCAGCGCTTGAATCGATTGCGACAGCTGATGCGTGTACGTTATCACTGAAAGAAGATCGCAAAGTCAAACTTTCAGAAATTGTAGCTCCAAAATAATGATGTGAAAAAAGCATGACACGCCATTAATTTTACATGTCAATATGCTCATTTGCTATATTCGTAAGGGAAAAGGCTGGGATGATATCTGTCTCAGTCTTTTCCTATTTGTGCGTGAACATTGTTATCGTGTCGTGCTTTAAAGTTTTTTCAAAGGCGTGTATACTGAAAGCGTTATCGTGTTTGTATTGCGTATTATCTCGCTATTCAATGATAATGTGGAGAAGGACGTCCAATGAATGCTTGCTTTTATTTTGAAGTTTGAGCCAATAAGGAGTTTATACATGGATATTTATCAACATTTTAGACCTGAAGAGTATGAACAAATTGATTATTTATTAGATAAAGTGCGCCAGGCTGAAACACAATATGCGCCTGTACTGACGCATTTTTTAGATCCTCGTGGACAATATATGTTGGAAGTGATTGTAGGCAGTTTCAACGATTTGCACGTCACATTTGATGGGGGACGTGACGCGGAGAGATGTCGTGCGGT from Staphylococcus sp. MI 10-1553 carries:
- a CDS encoding sialidase family protein, yielding MLIIGLVTPNAFAQVIGQENENGSNALVFERDNIQLTGNGMNVTSSVLNKLTGPDFTVIIKYHQLNTDGIQALFGISNSKKGNQNSYLDMYVRENGELGMEARDSYTKTNHLVSRPASVWGKYKNKPATNTVAFVSNHHNKTYSLFSNGYKIEEKQINHFLQFSDIKGLDTFVIGGVNREGKNSFGFNGTIENIKIFSNALDENTIKSMTKNDITQRLVYQADDETHSNYFRIPSLYTLSNGRVLSSIDARYGGTHDFLNKINIATSYSDDDGNTWTKPKLTLSFDDFASVSMEWPRDPDKRDWQISGGAIYIDSVLLEKSNKQVMLFADVMPAAVSFRDAVRNDSGFKKINGKYYLKLKKSGENEYQYSVRENGIIYDDRTNKPTEYALDKNFAISKNNEKLKVEQYSAKVMNGQKTEFKNGKFVDMNVFYKDAIFKVEPTNFIAYSVSDNFGTTWSKPTLIPPLLGEKHNFPYLGPGRGIVEHSKGRILIPSYTGKDSVFIYSDDNGRTWNTKVIPLPSNWSAEAQLIELKPGVLQAYMRTNNGKIAFITSKDAGNNWSDPEYLDFISNPNYGTELSIINYSQKIDGKNAVILSTPNSKKGRRNGQIWIGLIGENNKIEWRYHHDVDYSKYGFSYSTLTELPNHDVGLMYEKFDSWSRNELHIKNVVPYVSYKIEDLKNN
- a CDS encoding Gfo/Idh/MocA family protein, producing MIRYGIVGTGYFGADLARSINNIDDAKVTAVFDPHNAEAVANELNAEVSDSLNALVSRKDVDCVIVASPSYLHREPVVKAAEHGKHVFCEKPIALNFEDCKAMVDACKEHNVTFMAGHIMNFFNGVHHAKNLINEGKIGEVLYCHAARTGWEESQPTVSWKKLRDQSGGHLYHHIHELDCIQFIMGGLPEKVTMVGGNVYHQGEQFGDEDDMLLINLEYEDQRYAVLEYGNAFRWGEHYVLIEGTLGAIKLDLYHTGGTLRVKGEGESHFLIHETQQEDHERTAIYTGRGMDGAIAYGKPGVRTPQWLQTCIDKEMAYLHRILQGGAIDESYVKLTNGVAALESIATADACTLSLKEDRKVKLSEIVAPK